The genomic interval TGGAGGTGGATAGGGCACGCCTCGAGGCCACACGGGCGTTGGCGGGTGCCGCAGGCGTGCCAGTGCGGCTCGTGCTCGCGGACGGGTGCACTCTGCCGTGCGCCGACCAGTCGTGCCACGCCGTGGTGCTGCAGGATGTGCTCGAGCACGTGTCCGCGCCGGAGCGGCTGGTGCGCGAAGCAGCGCGTGCGCTCAAGCCGGGAGGCGTGGCCTTTGTGTCGACGCCCAATCGTTGGTCGCCGCTCAACGCCCTCTCGGATCCGCACTGGGGGTTACCTGGCGTGGCCATGCTGCCGCGCAAGGTGGTCGGGCGGTGCACGAAGGCGCGACGAGGAGCGGCGGCCCTTCCTGCACCGGCGTTGCTGTCCCTGCGTCGCCTGCGGTGGCTCATGCGGATGGCAGGACTGGACATGTCCTTTGCCAATCGAGATGCCGCCCGCTTCATCGCCGCCGAGCCGCGCGCTGCCCTCTGTGCGCCTTTTCACCTTCGCATCGCGGCGTGGGCGAAGAGGCGCGGGCTGCTCAAATTCCTCCCGGCCATGGTCAACGATCGCCTGGGCCTGTTCAACTGCTGGGTGAACCCCAACTGGTATATCCTGGCTAAGAAGAGATGAAGGAAGTCGTCCTCGGCAACCTCGTAC from Calditrichota bacterium carries:
- a CDS encoding class I SAM-dependent methyltransferase; translation: MAGVTASGQSAWPGAVESLLPDPGHPNFLRWRAYHKSASWRGAMVQSMLGPLLPPHAVVLDIGCGTGGTSIALAAKGAMVLAVEVDRARLEATRALAGAAGVPVRLVLADGCTLPCADQSCHAVVLQDVLEHVSAPERLVREAARALKPGGVAFVSTPNRWSPLNALSDPHWGLPGVAMLPRKVVGRCTKARRGAAALPAPALLSLRRLRWLMRMAGLDMSFANRDAARFIAAEPRAALCAPFHLRIAAWAKRRGLLKFLPAMVNDRLGLFNCWVNPNWYILAKKR